The genomic stretch AAGAGATGGCGAAACGCCAGATTATATTGAAGAAGATTTCGATATGCCTAATATTGATGGGTTTCACCCACACATAAATATGCTGGGTTTTAACGATGACCCCGAAACTGTAAAAAACGCACCTTATGTTGGAAGAGGTGCACCAATATATAGGGAATACTTAGATTCAAGAAAAATTAGCAGCGGCGGAAAATCAGGGTTTCCTGACTGGTTGTTTATCACTAATGAAAATGGTGAGTTTTATCAGTTCATTAGTATTCCGGGACATCTAAGTACGAACGAAGTAAAGAACAATAAATCAATACCTCCAATTGGAACACCGGATTCTGTAATATACCTAATAGATCCAAAAATCTTTTCATACAACCATGACGCCACATTTAGATATATTGATGAAAAAAGAGTCTACTCGGGTGGAAATCCAGCACTTCAGAAATGTTCAAATCATCTTCAAGATGTTCTAAAATTTGAAGAGGAGGGCATTCCAGTAAACTGGTTTATCTCTAAAACAAATAAAACAAATGTTCAATCAGCAAGAAATCAGATAGGTTTAATTTACGCTGGTAACTCCTCAAGTGAACTAGGTGAAACGGCTCTTCGGCAAAATCTGGATGAACCACTGGATGCATTAGGAGAAATTGTAAAACGTGCACAACAGTTAAATGGTTTTGACTCCAAAACATCATCGAAAGAAGAAATTTATGAAATACTGAACTTAAGTTTACCGGATAAAGCGAAATTGCAGCTATGTAGGAATTGTTAACATTTCATTATTTTCTGATTCTATAGGTGGGATATTTCGAAAGAAAGGCATTCTGACGTATTGAGCGCGAAAAAGCTCGGCAAAGCAGTATAGTTTCGTATGCTTTAAATACTTTATCCGCATAACTAAGAGAGGGTTTCTCTGGCTTTGCAAGAATCTCAAAACAATTCTAAATATAACGAACAAGAGGCAGTGCTTCTTCTTAAAGACGGCTCAGTATTTCGCGGTAAACTATTTGGTGCCTGCAAAAAAGTTTTCGGCGAAGTTGTTTTCAATACCGGCATGGTGGGCTATGTCGAAGCGCTTACAGACCCTTCATATGCTGGACAGATTCTTGTATCTGCATATCCCCTTGTTGGAAATTATGGCGTTCCGGAATACTCTGAAGATAAAAATAGAATTCCGATTGGGTTCGAATCTAAAGGAATAAAAGTTGCCGCATATGTGGTGTCCGAACTATGCAAAAAACCGAGCCATAGCGATTCAAAAAAGACTATTGGAAAATGGTTCAAAGAGGAAGAAAAAACAGGAATCCAAGGAATAGACACGCGAAGGCTTGTTAAAATCCTGCGCGAGGAAGGCTGCATGATGGGGGTAGTGTGCCCGGGAAATCCGGACATGGAATCGCTTGCAAAAGAGCTCAAAAATGCGCAAAACCCGAATTCAAGGAATCTTGTTGATGAGGTTTCAATAAAATCGCAGAAAAAAATCGGCAATCATGAAAATCCACAGGCAATAAGTTCGGATTTTCAAGCATTTCAAAGTCATCTCGCTCCGCAAATATCAACTGGCAGAGCTTCAACGTTTGAAAGTGGAAAGAAAAAAATCACTCTGATAGACTGCGGCGCAAAAGCAGGAATTTTGCGCGAACTGCTTAAGCGCGATGCAAGCGTTACTGTTGTGCCTTATAACCACCCTGCAGAAAAAATCATTGAAGAAAACCCGGACGGAATCATGATTTCAAACGGGCCCGGAGATCCGAAAGTCCTGAAAGAAACCATCGAATGTGTAAAAAGGCTCATCCCAATAAAAATCCCGATATTCGGCATATGCCTGGGGAACCAGATTCTATCTCTTGCGCTTGGCGCAGACACTTACAAGCTAAAATACGGCCACAGAAGCCAAAACCAGCCGTGCAAAGACATGTTTTCCGGAAGAACATACATCACAACACAGAATCACGGCTTTGCTGTTGACAAAGGCTCGCTGCCGGATGATGTTTCTGTCTGGTTCGTTAATGCGAACGACGGAACAGTTGAAGGCATAAAACATAAGGTGCTGCCATGCTTTTCAGTCCAGTTCCATCCCGAAGCAATGCCGGGGCCGACAGATACTGCATTTTTGTTTGATGTTTTTTTTGAGACAATTGAAAAAACGGTTGACAAATGCAGATGATTATATGAACGAATTTTTAAGCGCACAAAAGATAAATGCGCCAATTAAAAAGGTCTTGGTTCTTGGCAGCGGAGCCCTTAAAATCGGAGAGGCCGGAGAATTCGATTTTTCAGGAAGCCAGGCGCTTAAAGCACTGCGCGAGTCAGGAATAGAAACTGTTCTTGTAAATCCCAATATTGCAACAATCCAGACAGACCCGTCGATGGCTTCAAAAATATACCTTCTTCCGATAGAGCCGGAATCCGTTGAGCGCGTGATAAAAAAGGAGCGCCCTGACAGCATACTTCTGAATGTCGGCGGGCAGACCGCGCTTAACTGCGGCGTTGCGCTGAATGACCGCGGGATACTTTCGAAATATGGCATCAGGGTTCTTGGAACATCAATCGAAAGCATAAGGATATCAGAAGACAGGCGGCTTTTCAAGCAAGCAATGGAAGATGCCGGGCTCAAGGTCTGCAAAAGCGCTGCCGCAAATTCTGTGGACGAGGCAATCTCAATAGCCAATGAAATCGGCTATCCGCTGATGCTGCGCTCAGGATTCACTCTAGGCGGCGCAGGAAGCGGCATTGCGAAAAATGAAAAAGAGCTGATTGAAATCGCGGATGTCGCCCTGAACGGAAGCCCCATAAAGCAGGTGCTGATAGAAGAATGTGTCGGAGGGTGGAAGGAGATAGAGTATGAAATCATTCGCGATAAAAAAGACAACTGCATCATCATCTGCAACATGGAGAATTTTGATCCTGTGGGAATACACACAGGAGAATCAATAGTTGTCGCGCCTTCACAAACTCTGAATAATGTTGAATACCACGCGCTTCGAAGCATATCGATTGCAGCTGCTAGAAAAATCAACATCATCGGCGAGTGCAATATACAGTTCGCGGTAAACCCCGACACATTTGATTACCGGATAATTGAAGTCAACCCGAGGCTTTCGCGCTCAAGCGCGCTTGCTTCAAAAGCCACGGGCTATCCCATTGCAAGCGTTGCTACAAAGCTTTGCATCGGAATGTCTCTTGATGAGATAAAAAACGCAGTCACTCAGGCGACATATGCCTGTTTTGAACCGGCGCTGGATTATATTGTTGCAAAGATTCCCCGATGGGATTTCAAAAAATTCAGGGGCGCAGAGCGGTTCATAGGAACGCAGATGAAATCCGTTGGCGAAGTGATGGCAATAGGCAGGAATTTTGAGGAAGCCATACAAAAAGCTTCAAGGATGTGCGACCCTTCAAGATACGGTGTAGTGGGCAACGGCATTGATACGTGTACGGACATATCCGAAATTGAGAAAAACCTTTCCGCGCCTACCGACTTGCGGCTTTTCTACATAGCTGCTGCAATAAAGAGCGGACTTTCTCTTGAGCGAATAAATAAGCTGACGAAAATAGATTTGTGGTTCCTGAACAAGCTAAAAAACATTATTGAAATGGAAAAAGTGCTGAAGCAGGAAAAGCAGGAGCATGGGCTTCTTAAAAATCTTCTTGAAGCAAAAAAGCTAGGATTCTCAGATGCAGGAATCGCAAAAATCAGAGGATTAAAAGAAAGCGAAATAAGGAAATTGCGCATTGAAAATGACATAGTTCCGCATGTCCGGCAGATTGATACGCTTGCCGCAGAATGGCCGTCAAAGACAAATTATCTTTACCTGACATATTGCGCAGACGATGATGATATTGATTTTTCGAAGAACAACGAAAAAGAAAAAATAATAGTCCTTGGAAGCGGGCCTTATTCAATAGGCTCATCAGTCGAATTCGACTGGTGCTCGGTCCATGGAATCTGGGGCGTCAAGAAAAGCGGAAAGGAAGCAATAATGATTAACTGCAATCCTGAAACAGTCTCGACTGATTACGACATATCCGACAAACTTTATTTTGAAGACATAAACCTTGAAACAGTGCTTGATATCTGTGACAAAGAAAATCCTCTTGGCGCAATAGTTTCTTTTGGAGGGCAAAGGCCGAATAACATCGCAGTCAAGCTTCACGAATCAGGTGTGCGCATTCTTGGAACATCGTCTGAAAACATAGACCGCGCT from Nanoarchaeota archaeon encodes the following:
- a CDS encoding AAA family ATPase, translating into MYPENDLISKIREKPYHKISINDINPYQDSNLGGTVLIMGSPGAGKSEFLKRVEMETGGKLILESSVFDLFQEYFGKWLEQKRRDGETPDYIEEDFDMPNIDGFHPHINMLGFNDDPETVKNAPYVGRGAPIYREYLDSRKISSGGKSGFPDWLFITNENGEFYQFISIPGHLSTNEVKNNKSIPPIGTPDSVIYLIDPKIFSYNHDATFRYIDEKRVYSGGNPALQKCSNHLQDVLKFEEEGIPVNWFISKTNKTNVQSARNQIGLIYAGNSSSELGETALRQNLDEPLDALGEIVKRAQQLNGFDSKTSSKEEIYEILNLSLPDKAKLQLCRNC
- the carA gene encoding glutamine-hydrolyzing carbamoyl-phosphate synthase small subunit, coding for MQESQNNSKYNEQEAVLLLKDGSVFRGKLFGACKKVFGEVVFNTGMVGYVEALTDPSYAGQILVSAYPLVGNYGVPEYSEDKNRIPIGFESKGIKVAAYVVSELCKKPSHSDSKKTIGKWFKEEEKTGIQGIDTRRLVKILREEGCMMGVVCPGNPDMESLAKELKNAQNPNSRNLVDEVSIKSQKKIGNHENPQAISSDFQAFQSHLAPQISTGRASTFESGKKKITLIDCGAKAGILRELLKRDASVTVVPYNHPAEKIIEENPDGIMISNGPGDPKVLKETIECVKRLIPIKIPIFGICLGNQILSLALGADTYKLKYGHRSQNQPCKDMFSGRTYITTQNHGFAVDKGSLPDDVSVWFVNANDGTVEGIKHKVLPCFSVQFHPEAMPGPTDTAFLFDVFFETIEKTVDKCR
- the carB gene encoding carbamoyl-phosphate synthase (glutamine-hydrolyzing) large subunit, whose translation is MNEFLSAQKINAPIKKVLVLGSGALKIGEAGEFDFSGSQALKALRESGIETVLVNPNIATIQTDPSMASKIYLLPIEPESVERVIKKERPDSILLNVGGQTALNCGVALNDRGILSKYGIRVLGTSIESIRISEDRRLFKQAMEDAGLKVCKSAAANSVDEAISIANEIGYPLMLRSGFTLGGAGSGIAKNEKELIEIADVALNGSPIKQVLIEECVGGWKEIEYEIIRDKKDNCIIICNMENFDPVGIHTGESIVVAPSQTLNNVEYHALRSISIAAARKINIIGECNIQFAVNPDTFDYRIIEVNPRLSRSSALASKATGYPIASVATKLCIGMSLDEIKNAVTQATYACFEPALDYIVAKIPRWDFKKFRGAERFIGTQMKSVGEVMAIGRNFEEAIQKASRMCDPSRYGVVGNGIDTCTDISEIEKNLSAPTDLRLFYIAAAIKSGLSLERINKLTKIDLWFLNKLKNIIEMEKVLKQEKQEHGLLKNLLEAKKLGFSDAGIAKIRGLKESEIRKLRIENDIVPHVRQIDTLAAEWPSKTNYLYLTYCADDDDIDFSKNNEKEKIIVLGSGPYSIGSSVEFDWCSVHGIWGVKKSGKEAIMINCNPETVSTDYDISDKLYFEDINLETVLDICDKENPLGAIVSFGGQRPNNIAVKLHESGVRILGTSSENIDRAEDRSRFSALLDELEIKQPAWCAVETIAGALEFAENAGYPVIVRPSYVLSGAAMKTVHSENELEKYIDQATEISSERPVVISKFISNAREIEVDGVSDGKRVLIGAIAEHIENAGVHSGDATIVIPTRTVKKAALEKIEEYTKKIAEALEIKGPFNIQYLVEDGKVFVIECNLRASRSMPFVSKTVGVNLIEIATNVILGQKLSGNFMPKPKHFGVKVPQFSFMRISGADPLLGIEMASTGEVACIGFDFNKTLIDAMRSAQFCVPVEFGRVLISASESARPKILEDAKLLSSIGFEIYGTLHTSEYLKKNGVDSIVLKKISEGSEILEHITQKKIDLVINIPHETETESERHDGYILRRATVNYGIPLITNPELAHALVLAIKKEYEKSKLMELGTISKIPIESLQEIVAAKGSE